The Deltaproteobacteria bacterium genome window below encodes:
- the aprA gene encoding adenylyl-sulfate reductase subunit alpha: protein MQEFPTKEVTTDLLIIGGGMAATGAAVEAAYWAKKHGQKVVLVDKAAFDRSGAVAMGLSAINQYVGDNSPIDYLSYVQQDLMGLCRQDLVMDIARHVNGSVNMFEGFGLPIWKDAEGNYVHEGRWQLMINGESYKLILAEAAKNSMATLEDDGEIVERVFVTHLLLDKNDKNRIAGAVGMNVREPYEFYVFKCKTALVAAGGAVHVFRPRSTGEGLGRAWYPPWQSGSSSSLMQMAGAEMSSQEVIFIPTRFKDAYGPVGAWFLLFKATATSASGTNYMAEGFKEGGELHNWLPYGAVKPIPTCLRNHLMMKEMYEKGDSPILMHTDKAIEKIASEAPDEKMKKRKLKELEAEAWEDFLDMTISQAMLWASRNIYPEQGPSEIAPSEPYFIGSHSGASGAWCSGPEDLQTDESKSEYFWGYNRMSTITGLFAAGDGVGDSSHKFTSGSFTEGRIAAKAAIKFCVENPDMPEVDEAKVNELKEKTYAPLKVYEDNKDYAVRDEHVGYTYSEEVNPNYIDPKMLMFRIQKIMDEYAAGWGSQYNCSATTLNIALDYLKFCKEDLDKVAARDIHELMRYWENVHRLNIAEAHVRHKLYREETRWPGYYYRADFPKIDEENWGDVFVNSKYDSEKDEWEMIKRPLIRYIKIEKVVGM from the coding sequence ATGCAGGAATTTCCTACCAAAGAAGTTACCACAGATCTCTTGATCATAGGGGGTGGAATGGCAGCGACCGGAGCGGCCGTTGAGGCAGCATACTGGGCCAAGAAGCATGGCCAAAAAGTTGTCTTGGTTGATAAGGCCGCTTTCGATCGAAGCGGAGCCGTGGCAATGGGGCTTTCCGCCATTAACCAGTATGTAGGGGATAATTCACCCATTGATTATCTGAGCTATGTCCAGCAGGACCTTATGGGCCTCTGCCGTCAGGACCTGGTAATGGACATTGCCCGCCATGTCAACGGCTCAGTGAATATGTTTGAAGGATTCGGCCTTCCGATATGGAAGGACGCCGAGGGAAATTATGTTCATGAAGGGCGATGGCAGCTCATGATCAATGGCGAGTCCTATAAGCTGATTTTGGCCGAGGCGGCTAAAAACTCCATGGCCACCTTGGAAGATGACGGTGAAATCGTAGAAAGGGTGTTTGTAACTCACCTCCTTCTTGATAAGAATGACAAGAACCGCATAGCCGGCGCCGTGGGAATGAACGTCAGGGAACCCTATGAATTTTATGTCTTCAAATGTAAGACAGCCTTAGTAGCGGCCGGTGGCGCGGTTCACGTCTTTAGACCTCGTTCCACAGGTGAAGGCTTAGGCCGAGCCTGGTACCCGCCTTGGCAATCCGGGTCAAGTTCCTCATTGATGCAGATGGCTGGTGCGGAAATGAGTTCGCAGGAGGTAATCTTTATCCCAACCCGGTTTAAGGACGCGTATGGGCCCGTTGGCGCGTGGTTCTTGCTGTTTAAAGCAACAGCTACCTCGGCCAGCGGCACCAACTATATGGCCGAAGGGTTCAAGGAAGGTGGGGAACTACACAACTGGCTTCCGTACGGGGCGGTAAAACCCATTCCCACCTGTCTCAGGAACCACCTCATGATGAAGGAGATGTATGAGAAGGGTGACTCGCCTATCTTGATGCATACCGATAAGGCTATTGAAAAAATCGCTTCTGAAGCCCCAGATGAGAAAATGAAAAAGAGAAAATTAAAAGAACTTGAGGCTGAGGCCTGGGAAGACTTCCTGGATATGACTATCAGCCAGGCCATGCTGTGGGCCTCTAGAAACATCTATCCTGAGCAAGGACCGTCAGAAATTGCACCATCTGAGCCTTACTTCATTGGTTCCCACTCTGGAGCTTCAGGCGCATGGTGCAGTGGTCCTGAAGATCTTCAGACGGATGAGTCTAAGAGCGAATACTTCTGGGGCTATAATCGTATGAGCACAATCACAGGGCTCTTCGCAGCGGGAGATGGTGTGGGCGACTCCAGTCACAAGTTCACATCAGGGTCCTTTACTGAAGGAAGGATTGCGGCCAAGGCAGCCATCAAGTTCTGTGTGGAGAATCCGGATATGCCAGAGGTAGACGAGGCAAAAGTCAATGAGCTCAAGGAAAAGACTTATGCCCCGCTCAAGGTCTACGAGGATAACAAGGACTATGCCGTCAGAGACGAACATGTCGGCTATACTTACTCGGAAGAGGTCAATCCCAATTACATTGATCCCAAGATGCTCATGTTCCGTATCCAGAAGATTATGGACGAGTATGCAGCTGGCTGGGGTTCCCAGTATAACTGTAGCGCCACGACCCTCAACATTGCTTTAGATTACCTTAAGTTTTGCAAAGAGGACCTGGATAAGGTGGCTGCACGAGATATCCATGAACTAATGAGGTACTGGGAAAATGTCCACCGACTCAACATTGCAGAAGCGCACGTGAGGCATAAGCTTTACCGCGAGGAGACCAGGTGGCCTGGTTATTACTATCGTGCTGATTTTCCGAAGATTGATGAGGAAAACTGGGGAGATGTGTTTGTAAATTCCAAGTACGATTCCGAAAAGGATGAGTGGGAGATGATCAAGCGGCCTCTCATTCGCTATATAAAGATTGAGAAGGTGGTTGGTATGTAG
- a CDS encoding DUF1634 domain-containing protein — translation MADNLETELAVRPEQVRYAGILEKGMYLGLGILLFTFAIYALGIIKPYIPTDEISRYWGLNVHDYLLQTDIKNGWGWLGMLRYGDFINFIGIAILAGVTIICYLAIVPVLFKNNDRIYAVLALLEAVILSLAASGILAVGH, via the coding sequence ATGGCCGACAACCTTGAAACTGAATTAGCCGTGAGACCGGAGCAGGTCCGTTATGCCGGTATTTTAGAAAAAGGGATGTACCTTGGTCTGGGGATTCTATTGTTTACCTTTGCCATTTATGCCTTGGGTATCATTAAGCCTTACATCCCCACCGATGAAATTTCCCGGTACTGGGGCCTGAATGTCCATGATTATCTTCTTCAGACCGATATCAAGAATGGCTGGGGCTGGCTCGGGATGCTCCGCTATGGAGACTTCATCAATTTTATCGGGATTGCGATCCTGGCCGGCGTAACCATCATCTGTTATCTAGCCATTGTGCCGGTCCTTTTTAAAAACAATGATAGGATTTATGCAGTTTTGGCCCTGCTGGAGGCCGTGATCCTTTCCCTTGCAGCCAGTGGAATCCTGGCCGTGGGACACTGA
- the aprB gene encoding adenylyl-sulfate reductase subunit beta, with protein MPSFVITEKCDGCKGLDRTACLYICPNDLMVLDKEKMKAYNQEPSMCWECYNCVKICPQQAIDVRGYADFMPMGASVVPLRGSEDIMWTVKFRDGSLKRFKFPIRTTPEGTAPPDGGFDFGPGTLDDQLLATEPASLKADKLWTLE; from the coding sequence ATGCCAAGTTTTGTCATAACAGAAAAATGCGATGGTTGTAAAGGGCTGGACAGAACCGCTTGTTTGTATATCTGCCCCAATGACTTGATGGTTTTGGATAAGGAGAAAATGAAGGCCTATAACCAGGAGCCTTCCATGTGTTGGGAGTGTTATAATTGCGTTAAAATCTGCCCCCAGCAAGCCATTGATGTAAGAGGTTATGCCGACTTTATGCCCATGGGCGCCAGTGTCGTGCCTCTGCGCGGTTCTGAGGACATTATGTGGACAGTGAAATTTCGTGATGGATCGCTTAAACGATTCAAGTTCCCCATTAGAACGACTCCTGAAGGAACTGCGCCCCCAGATGGCGGATTTGATTTTGGTCCTGGAACTTTAGATGATCAATTACTGGCCACGGAGCCGGCCTCATTAAAAGCCGATAAGCTATGGACACTTGAGTAA
- a CDS encoding two-component sensor histidine kinase produces the protein MGLGISMLGRLKPKFWDYQDVAAGPFKRLFNFRRIWMLAVLLTTVVTLVPLISIILIDYKVTQNSIESEILLRSSRLVSNTRRTVSFFLTERRSVLNFMAQDYTREELNDPDRLALILKNLQKAFGGFTDLGIINPLGIQKAYTGPYQLKGKDYTDQWWFKEVLYRDVFISDVFMGLRQVPHLIIAVKHTKPDGSFYVLRATVDTSQFDQLLSQLEVSGEGDAFIINHQGKLQTPSRYHGKVLETISLPVPKYSRRTQVLEGKNTDGKALLIGYAYIAETPFILMIVKQKDILMKPWYKTRFQLIGFLAASVIIILIVIVGVSTYLVTKIQEADYRRIISLHEVEYSNKLASIGRLAAGVAHEINNPLAIINEKTGLIKDLLTIKKEQVESQKLISFADSILASVERCAAITGRLLGFARHIDVSIQAINLKEVIHEAIDFQGKEAEYRSIEVSVDVPDDIPRFESDRGKLQQVFINLLNNAFAALSDGGHLSITARQENKDLVSITFTDDGCGIPAEDLDRIFEPFFSTRTTKGGTGLGLSITYGLIQEIGGRINVQSELGKGTSFNITLPLKPPENER, from the coding sequence ATGGGCTTGGGAATATCAATGCTGGGAAGGCTAAAGCCGAAATTCTGGGATTATCAGGACGTCGCGGCGGGCCCGTTCAAGCGCCTGTTTAACTTCCGCCGCATCTGGATGCTGGCGGTCCTGCTCACCACGGTGGTCACCCTGGTGCCGCTGATTTCCATAATCCTGATTGATTACAAAGTAACGCAAAACTCCATTGAGTCCGAAATCCTCCTGCGCTCGTCCCGACTCGTTTCCAATACTCGACGAACGGTCTCCTTCTTCCTGACTGAACGCAGATCCGTCTTGAATTTCATGGCCCAGGACTATACTCGCGAGGAATTGAACGACCCGGACCGACTCGCCTTAATTCTGAAAAATCTGCAAAAGGCCTTTGGCGGATTCACGGACCTCGGGATAATCAACCCCTTAGGCATTCAGAAGGCCTACACGGGTCCTTACCAGCTTAAAGGCAAGGACTACACCGACCAGTGGTGGTTCAAGGAAGTCCTGTACCGCGACGTTTTTATCAGCGATGTCTTCATGGGCCTCCGACAGGTGCCGCATTTGATCATCGCGGTCAAACACACCAAGCCAGACGGCTCGTTTTACGTGCTTCGGGCCACAGTGGATACCAGCCAGTTCGACCAACTGCTTTCACAGCTTGAGGTGAGCGGGGAAGGCGACGCTTTCATTATCAACCACCAGGGAAAGCTCCAGACCCCGTCCCGCTACCATGGCAAGGTCCTTGAAACAATCTCCTTGCCTGTCCCGAAATACTCACGCCGAACCCAGGTGCTCGAAGGCAAAAATACGGATGGCAAAGCGCTTCTCATCGGTTACGCCTATATTGCCGAGACCCCCTTCATCCTGATGATCGTCAAGCAGAAGGACATACTCATGAAGCCCTGGTATAAAACTCGCTTCCAGCTTATTGGATTTCTGGCGGCCAGCGTTATCATCATCCTGATCGTGATCGTGGGCGTATCCACCTATCTGGTGACCAAGATACAGGAAGCGGATTATAGGCGCATCATTAGCCTGCACGAGGTGGAATACTCCAACAAGTTAGCCTCTATCGGACGCCTGGCCGCGGGCGTGGCCCACGAGATCAACAACCCCCTGGCCATCATCAACGAAAAAACCGGACTGATAAAGGACCTGCTCACTATCAAAAAGGAACAGGTCGAGTCCCAAAAACTAATCAGCTTTGCGGACTCGATCCTGGCCTCGGTCGAGCGCTGCGCGGCCATCACCGGCCGGTTATTGGGTTTTGCGCGGCATATTGACGTCAGTATTCAGGCTATCAACCTGAAGGAAGTCATCCACGAAGCCATTGATTTTCAAGGCAAGGAGGCTGAATACAGGTCCATCGAGGTCTCCGTGGATGTGCCTGACGACATCCCCCGGTTCGAAAGCGACCGAGGCAAACTGCAGCAGGTTTTCATCAACCTGCTCAACAATGCCTTCGCCGCCTTGAGCGACGGCGGACATTTAAGCATTACCGCCAGGCAGGAGAACAAAGACCTCGTTTCCATCACCTTTACCGATGACGGATGCGGCATCCCCGCGGAAGACCTCGATCGTATCTTCGAGCCCTTCTTTTCCACCAGAACGACAAAAGGCGGGACCGGCCTCGGCCTGTCCATTACATACGGCCTCATCCAGGAAATCGGAGGCAGAATCAACGTGCAAAGCGAACTGGGAAAAGGAACGAGTTTCAACATCACTTTACCTCTTAAACCGCCTGAAAATGAGAGGTGA
- a CDS encoding B12-binding domain-containing radical SAM protein → MRLYLINPFNPLVITIRVSKNRWNKYRIWKPLGLLVVAGLTPPEWDVTVIDEDLGIPDYTAMPRPDLVGITAFTAQADRAYKIAAEFRRRGVPVAMGGIHASMCQAEALKYVDTVVTGEAESIWTQVLEDARQDSLNQVYAGTRLGMEKVPLARHDLLPNGYRCGSIQTTRGCPLNCTFCSVTAFNGSRFRQRPIENVLEEFKLIQEKYVLVVDDNLIGTRKEHIERAKELFRAMNRAGIRKKWGTQVTINMADDDELLRLAAQAGCYLVFIGFESPSVEGLREIHKEFNIQKDRDFKASVQKIQRHGIMVIGSFIMGLDIDKQGIGLKIADTANRYGVDAINVLFLTPLPGTRLWDKMEQEGRIAANNFPEDWKYYTLNYPVARYKHLSQTDMHREMDACCRTFYSYPHIASRIFGSLWHRHKPVGTLVTNLSIRNNALRFDRTAYPRLTLS, encoded by the coding sequence ATGCGCCTCTACCTGATAAACCCATTCAACCCACTGGTGATCACCATCAGGGTCAGCAAGAATCGCTGGAACAAGTACCGCATCTGGAAGCCGCTTGGCCTCCTGGTAGTGGCCGGCTTGACCCCGCCCGAGTGGGACGTCACGGTGATTGATGAGGATCTGGGTATACCCGACTACACAGCCATGCCGCGTCCCGATCTGGTGGGGATCACCGCCTTCACAGCACAGGCCGACCGCGCTTATAAAATAGCTGCTGAATTTCGTCGCCGGGGCGTGCCGGTGGCCATGGGCGGCATTCATGCCAGCATGTGCCAGGCGGAAGCCTTAAAATACGTGGACACTGTGGTGACGGGTGAGGCGGAGAGTATCTGGACCCAGGTTTTAGAAGACGCACGCCAGGATAGCTTGAATCAGGTTTACGCCGGAACTCGCCTGGGAATGGAGAAGGTCCCCCTGGCCCGGCATGATCTTCTGCCAAACGGCTACCGCTGTGGTTCGATTCAAACCACCCGCGGCTGCCCGCTCAATTGCACCTTCTGCAGTGTCACCGCATTCAACGGAAGCCGCTTCAGGCAGCGGCCAATCGAAAACGTCCTAGAAGAGTTTAAATTGATTCAGGAGAAATATGTCCTGGTCGTGGATGACAACCTCATTGGCACCCGTAAAGAACATATTGAGCGCGCCAAAGAGCTGTTCCGGGCTATGAACCGGGCAGGTATTCGTAAAAAATGGGGTACCCAGGTAACGATTAACATGGCCGACGACGACGAACTGCTTAGACTCGCAGCCCAGGCTGGCTGCTATTTAGTCTTTATCGGTTTTGAATCGCCGAGTGTAGAAGGTTTGAGGGAGATCCATAAGGAATTTAATATTCAGAAAGACCGCGACTTCAAGGCTTCTGTTCAAAAGATACAGCGGCATGGCATTATGGTCATTGGCTCGTTCATTATGGGCCTGGATATTGATAAGCAAGGCATCGGGCTGAAGATTGCCGATACGGCGAATCGCTACGGCGTGGACGCTATTAACGTTCTTTTCCTGACACCGCTCCCTGGCACCCGCCTCTGGGACAAGATGGAACAGGAAGGCCGTATCGCCGCCAACAACTTTCCAGAAGACTGGAAATACTACACCCTGAACTACCCGGTTGCCAGATACAAGCACCTGTCCCAGACCGATATGCATCGCGAAATGGACGCCTGCTGCCGAACTTTTTACTCCTACCCGCACATTGCCAGCCGTATTTTTGGCAGCTTGTGGCACAGGCATAAACCTGTAGGGACACTGGTGACCAACCTCTCCATCAGAAATAACGCCCTGCGGTTCGATCGCACGGCCTACCCGCGCTTGACCCTGTCCTGA
- the gnd gene encoding decarboxylating 6-phosphogluconate dehydrogenase, with amino-acid sequence MKIAIIGLGRMGMNMARRLLQGGHEVVAYNRTSSKTDELVKEGAMGAYSLSELAENLPIPRVAWLMLPAGSAVDDHIIQLKEILSPGDIVIDGGNTYYKDDLRRADLLAAQEIQFLDVGVSGGIWGLEIGYCLMIGGPKETYQHLEPVFQTLAPEDGFLYCGPHGAGHFVKMVHNGIEYGMMQAYGEGFEILEASPYSKSLNYAEVAHLWNQGSVVRSWLLELAETAFARDARLSEIIGYVEDSGEGRWTAAQAIEAGVPAPVITLSLMQRFRSRKEESFSDKVLAALRREFGGHAVVRADKKSDKT; translated from the coding sequence ATGAAAATCGCGATCATAGGCCTGGGCCGCATGGGTATGAATATGGCTCGAAGGCTGCTTCAGGGCGGGCACGAGGTGGTTGCTTATAACCGAACCTCAAGCAAAACGGACGAGCTTGTTAAAGAAGGGGCCATGGGGGCCTACTCCCTTTCTGAGCTGGCGGAGAACCTCCCCATCCCCAGGGTCGCCTGGCTGATGCTGCCCGCCGGGTCAGCCGTGGATGATCACATTATCCAGCTTAAGGAGATCCTTTCTCCTGGAGACATCGTCATTGATGGCGGAAACACATACTATAAAGACGATCTCCGCAGAGCCGACCTGCTGGCCGCACAGGAGATTCAATTTCTGGACGTGGGTGTCAGCGGTGGCATCTGGGGTCTTGAGATTGGGTACTGTCTCATGATCGGTGGGCCTAAAGAGACCTACCAGCACCTCGAGCCTGTTTTTCAGACCCTGGCTCCAGAGGACGGCTTCCTTTACTGCGGACCCCATGGGGCCGGGCATTTTGTAAAGATGGTTCATAACGGCATCGAATATGGCATGATGCAGGCCTATGGTGAGGGCTTTGAGATCCTGGAAGCCTCTCCTTATTCCAAGTCCCTGAATTATGCCGAGGTCGCTCATCTTTGGAATCAGGGAAGCGTTGTCCGGTCATGGCTGCTGGAACTCGCCGAAACCGCCTTTGCCAGAGACGCAAGGCTTTCGGAAATCATAGGCTACGTGGAAGATTCGGGGGAGGGACGTTGGACAGCGGCGCAGGCCATCGAGGCCGGTGTGCCGGCCCCGGTGATCACCCTCTCTCTTATGCAGCGGTTTCGCTCCCGAAAAGAGGAGTCTTTTTCCGATAAGGTTCTGGCCGCCCTTCGTCGGGAGTTCGGGGGCCACGCCGTGGTGCGGGCCGATAAAAAATCTGACAAAACCTGA
- a CDS encoding HAMP domain-containing histidine kinase: MDWHHETSGWSGLQFFGKMSASISHEIKNALATINETAGLLEDLTFLAEKGKPLDSERLKTLSGRIMKQVRRADEIVKNMNRFAHSIDDSVKSVELGEVLKLMAALSERFASMRGITLEMNPPSSPVAITTDPFFLNHLLWRCVDFAMNAAGQGKTVGLLTEETENGPRIRFTRLEGLAEAPAGTFPAQGEKDLLDALKAELRVDAEAGELVLALSRDISP, from the coding sequence TTGGATTGGCATCATGAGACGAGCGGCTGGTCTGGACTCCAGTTCTTCGGGAAGATGTCTGCTTCTATCTCTCACGAGATAAAGAACGCCCTGGCTACTATCAACGAAACGGCCGGACTTCTAGAAGACCTGACCTTTCTGGCAGAGAAAGGGAAGCCTCTGGATTCGGAACGTCTCAAGACCCTGTCTGGAAGAATCATGAAGCAGGTACGACGTGCCGATGAAATCGTCAAAAACATGAACCGGTTCGCCCACAGCATTGATGACTCGGTAAAAAGCGTTGAACTGGGCGAAGTTCTGAAGCTGATGGCCGCTCTTTCAGAAAGGTTCGCTTCCATGCGGGGTATAACGCTGGAAATGAATCCTCCCTCCAGTCCGGTGGCCATCACGACCGATCCTTTTTTCTTGAACCACCTTCTTTGGAGGTGCGTGGACTTCGCCATGAACGCCGCCGGGCAGGGAAAGACCGTCGGCCTTTTGACCGAAGAAACGGAAAACGGCCCGCGGATCAGATTCACGCGGCTCGAAGGTCTGGCTGAAGCGCCGGCGGGCACGTTTCCGGCCCAAGGGGAAAAGGACCTGCTTGATGCGCTTAAGGCTGAACTGAGAGTGGATGCCGAGGCCGGGGAGCTTGTCCTTGCTTTGTCCAGAGATATCAGCCCGTGA
- a CDS encoding response regulator: MPEKVLLVDDEEDFLEALAERMQARGMEVSTTTSARDALKMTEQESYDAIVLDLMMPEMDGLEVLKTIKNRNPELQIILLTGHATVEKGIEAMKLGAMDFIEKPADLKDLMEKIKKAQAQKLILVEKQTTDKIKKIIQSKAW; the protein is encoded by the coding sequence ATGCCTGAAAAAGTATTGCTTGTGGATGACGAAGAGGATTTCCTGGAAGCCCTGGCCGAGAGGATGCAGGCCAGAGGCATGGAGGTCTCAACAACCACTTCCGCCAGGGACGCCCTTAAAATGACGGAGCAGGAATCATACGATGCCATTGTCCTGGACCTTATGATGCCTGAAATGGATGGCCTCGAGGTCCTTAAAACCATCAAGAATAGGAACCCCGAGTTGCAGATCATCCTGCTCACCGGCCACGCCACCGTAGAAAAAGGCATCGAGGCCATGAAACTCGGGGCCATGGACTTCATTGAAAAACCGGCTGACCTGAAAGACCTGATGGAAAAAATCAAAAAGGCCCAGGCCCAGAAACTGATCCTGGTGGAAAAACAGACCACGGATAAGATTAAAAAAATCATTCAGAGCAAGGCCTGGTAA
- a CDS encoding SEC-C domain-containing protein gives MKKIGRNEPCPCGSGKKFKNCHMGREEELWVIQTEKMKKEIVQKITALPEVNYGRSKEIAEALDIRELTGSTEFLGIKFIDFDAYVELESFDKGNLGDVHHKCGALIVNPKKTEDSDAENIYVAITSDIDNSSLIHELAHVLDFLGGSGLLPGSAFQISMAMGIPVDQLDHLKEYGDWLDYLTDRFHIELNAEDRIISFLHEHDMLVEASLLKNKDIHALLSRSKKMTEFMVKYKDEINELIRGRIGYLGNVSSS, from the coding sequence ATGAAAAAAATAGGCAGGAATGAACCATGCCCATGTGGCAGCGGAAAAAAGTTCAAAAACTGTCATATGGGACGGGAGGAGGAGCTCTGGGTTATCCAAACCGAAAAGATGAAGAAAGAGATTGTCCAAAAAATTACTGCCCTCCCCGAAGTCAATTATGGCCGCTCAAAGGAGATTGCAGAGGCCTTGGACATCAGGGAGCTGACCGGTAGCACTGAGTTCTTGGGAATTAAGTTTATAGATTTTGACGCATATGTTGAGTTGGAGTCCTTTGACAAAGGAAATCTCGGAGATGTTCACCATAAATGCGGGGCTCTTATTGTCAATCCCAAAAAGACAGAAGATAGTGATGCCGAGAATATTTACGTGGCGATTACATCGGATATTGATAATTCAAGTCTTATCCATGAACTGGCCCATGTGCTGGATTTTCTTGGAGGGTCCGGTCTGTTGCCTGGCAGTGCATTTCAAATAAGCATGGCAATGGGAATTCCCGTGGATCAACTGGACCACCTGAAGGAATATGGAGACTGGCTGGATTACCTTACAGATCGGTTTCATATAGAGCTTAACGCGGAAGACAGAATCATTTCTTTTCTCCATGAACATGATATGCTGGTAGAAGCATCGCTTCTAAAGAACAAAGACATCCATGCTCTGCTTAGCCGCTCTAAAAAAATGACAGAATTTATGGTAAAATATAAAGATGAAATTAATGAATTAATCAGGGGTCGTATTGGCTATCTGGGAAATGTCTCTTCATCATAA
- a CDS encoding response regulator has translation MRVLLVDDEEELVSALAERLSIRGIKADWVTSGEDALKRIQSETYDLALLDVKLPRMSGLKLKKLLQEKNPELKFIFFTGHGSENDFKVGSAEAGAQYYLAKPVNIEVLVQKMNEVLEK, from the coding sequence ATGCGGGTATTACTAGTGGACGACGAGGAAGAGCTGGTCTCTGCCTTGGCAGAGCGGCTGTCCATCAGGGGTATTAAGGCAGACTGGGTAACCTCTGGAGAGGACGCGCTGAAGCGCATTCAAAGCGAAACTTACGACCTGGCCTTATTGGACGTGAAACTCCCCAGGATGAGCGGGCTCAAGCTGAAAAAGCTTTTACAAGAAAAAAATCCTGAGCTGAAATTCATCTTTTTCACGGGGCATGGTTCAGAAAACGATTTCAAGGTTGGATCAGCCGAAGCTGGTGCACAATACTATCTGGCGAAACCGGTCAATATCGAGGTCCTTGTCCAGAAAATGAATGAAGTTCTCGAGAAGTAA
- a CDS encoding sulfite exporter TauE/SafE family protein — translation MKVSKKYWVFGVLCVFLIIFFVYPVCVEGATHVSTEASQGHAWWFWPLILFVATFAMGIFAVLGGVGGGVLFVPIISGFFPFHLDFVRGTGLLVALSGALAAGPGLLKMNLASLRLAIPVALIASTFAIIGAIIGLALPTNIVQVCLGATIIGICVLMLLAKKSEQPDVPRSDRLSSALRIYGVYQEISTGQVIDWKIHRTPLGLCLFTVIGIMAGMFGLGAGWANVPVLNLVLGAPLKISVATSKFLLSITDTSAAWIYINKGCVIPMMVVPSLVGIMLGSFVGVRLLVITKPTVIRWIVITILAFAGIRALLKGFGI, via the coding sequence ATGAAAGTCAGCAAGAAATATTGGGTCTTCGGTGTTCTGTGTGTTTTTTTGATCATTTTCTTCGTTTATCCAGTATGTGTTGAAGGTGCGACCCATGTTTCTACGGAAGCATCCCAGGGGCATGCCTGGTGGTTTTGGCCTCTTATCCTTTTTGTGGCCACTTTTGCCATGGGTATTTTTGCTGTCCTGGGAGGGGTTGGGGGAGGTGTCCTTTTTGTTCCCATTATCAGCGGTTTTTTCCCGTTTCATTTAGACTTTGTCAGGGGTACCGGGCTTCTGGTGGCCCTGTCCGGCGCGCTGGCCGCCGGCCCTGGTCTGCTCAAGATGAACCTGGCCAGTCTGAGGCTGGCCATTCCTGTGGCCCTCATCGCCTCCACCTTTGCCATTATCGGGGCCATAATTGGCCTGGCGCTTCCGACCAACATCGTCCAGGTCTGCCTTGGGGCCACCATCATCGGCATCTGTGTCCTCATGCTCCTGGCCAAGAAGTCCGAACAGCCGGATGTGCCTCGGTCCGACCGGCTTTCTTCGGCCTTGCGTATTTACGGGGTTTATCAGGAAATCAGCACCGGCCAGGTCATTGACTGGAAGATTCACCGCACGCCCCTGGGTCTGTGCTTATTCACCGTCATCGGGATCATGGCCGGTATGTTTGGGCTGGGGGCCGGCTGGGCCAACGTGCCGGTGCTCAACCTGGTCTTAGGGGCGCCTTTAAAGATCAGCGTGGCCACGAGCAAGTTTCTCCTTTCCATCACCGACACCTCTGCTGCCTGGATTTACATAAACAAGGGGTGCGTCATCCCCATGATGGTGGTTCCTTCCCTGGTCGGGATCATGCTGGGGTCCTTTGTGGGGGTTCGCCTGCTGGTGATTACCAAACCCACCGTCATCCGCTGGATAGTGATTACCATACTTGCCTTTGCCGGGATCAGGGCCCTGCTCAAAGGATTTGGCATTTAA